The DNA region ACTTTGCTGAACAGTTCTTCTTGCGTGCCGCGGAGCGCCTGCACGGCCAGTCTGTCGCTGTCGGAGGCATTCGGGTTCACGGCAGCTTCGAGGGAGAGGCAGGGAAGCCCGATCGTGCGCTATCCTTCTCCCGCCCTTCGCGGGAGAAGGAGGAGCGCCCAGCGCGATCACATCTTCGAATGAACCCGATGATGGATTGCCGCGACCAAGCATTGGAAGCGTTCGGGCCAGCTCATATCCCCATGACTGGCATCGACGCGATGTACATCAGAACGGCGCCGCACCTGCCATTGCCCCAGGGCCGAAGGCTCCTCTCGCCGAACGCCGAACGCCATCCGCCCAAAGAACGCAAAGGAGCTTTGCCATGCTTGATCGCCCGCCGACCAGCCGATGGACGCAGGAAAACAGGTCGACCTGGGATGAGCGCGCCGCGATCCACATGCGCGATGCCAATGGCTTCTACGCGCTCGATCGCTTCCGCGCCGGCGAGGACATTCTGCTCGACATCGAAGGCAACGAGATCGGCGATGTGGCGGGCCGGCATGTGCTGCATCTGCAATGCCATCTCGGCCTCGATACATTGTGCCTGGCGCGCCGCGGGGCCATCGTCACCGGGCTTGATTTCTCCGGCACGGCGATCGAGGCCGCCCGGACGCTGGCGGCCGAGGCTAAGTTGCCTGCGAATTTCGTCCAGGCGAACGTCTATGACGCGCTGGAAGTGCTGGATGGCGGCTTCGATGTCGTCTTCGTGAACTGGGGGTCGCTGAACTGGCTGCCCGACATCCGGCATTGGGCCGAGATCGTGTCGGGCCTGCTGCGGCCTGACGGATTTCTCTACCTCGCCGAGCAGCACCCGCATATCTCGACCATGCGCGAAGTCGACGGGCGCCTCGAGCCTGGCTTTCCCTGGCGCACGCCGCCCGACGATCCTGTCGTAACCGAGACCCCCACGAGCTATAACGGCGACGAGACGCCGCTCGTGAACCAGCGCCTGCATGAATGGGAGCACCCGCTATCCGACATCATCGGCGGCGTGCTGGGCGCGGGGCTGCGGCTCGATTTCTTCCATGAATTCGAAGTTCTGCCCTGGCAGCGCCTGCCCATGATGGTGCCGTCGGGTGATCGCTTCTTTCGCCTGCCGGACGGCCAGCCGCCCATGCCGCTCGCCTTCTCGTTGAAGGCCTATAAGGGCTATCACGACTCGTGGTGAGACGGGATGATCCGCATGCCGTGGCTCCTCCGTCGCGTCCCGGCCCTGGCAGCGATGAGCGGATGGTATGCCGCTTACGGCGCATCTGTGGTAAGCGGCAGGAATGACGAACGCATCGCACGCCCAATTGACGATCTGCGGCCTCGAGGAGCTCGACGCGCACAGTGCCCGCTCGGTCACGCATGTGCTCTCGATCCTCGATCCGGGTTGGCCGGAGCCCGAGGCCTTCTTCGCCTATGATCCGCATCACCGCACGACCTTGCACTTCCATGACGAGATCGAACCGAGGCCCGGTGTCCAATTGCCGAAGCCTGAGCATGTGGAGCAGATCCTCGCCTTCGGCCGCAGCCTGCAGCGCGACCTCGTCGAGCGCCCCGATGCGCATCTCCTGGTGCATTGCCATGCGGGCATCTCGCGCTCGACGGCCGCGATGACCGCCTTGCTGGCGCAGGCCGATCCCGGCCTCGCCGAAGAGGCCATCTTCGAGCGGTTGCTCGCCGTCCGCCCCAAGGCCTGGCCGAACTCGCTGATGATCGGCTTCGCCGATGATCAGCTATCGCGCGGCGGCCGGCTGACGCAGGCGCTGCGGCACCTCTACGGCAAGCGGCTCGCCGGTCGTCCCGAGCTCGCCAAGATCATGCACGACCTCAACCGTGTTCGCGAAGTCGAGATGGCGGTGATGCCGGGCTAAGGGCCTAGGCGGGCGTCGGCAGCAGCGCCTTGAGCTCGGGGATGCAGGAGCCGCAATTCGTCCCGGCCCGCAGCGCCCTGCCGATGGCGGCGACGCTGTCGAGGCCTTCCTCCGCGATGGTCTCGACCAGGGTGTCGCGCCCGACCCCGAAGCAGGCGCAGATGGTGCGGCCGGCGCTGCGCCCTGCCCCCGCCCTTCCCGAGAGCAAGCGGGTCCTGGCGGCAGGCGCGAGCGGCGGCGCGAATATCTGGGCGAGCAGGTCAGGGGCCGGAAGCGAGGCAGATTCGCGGGCGACGAACAGGCAAGAAGCGAGCAAGCCCTCATCGAGCACGCCCTCGACGAAGCTCGCATAGCGGAAGACGCCGCGCGCAGGGTCCGCGTAGACGACGAGATCTCGCCGCGCCTGAATGCCCAGCATGGAGGCCACCCAATCGGGTGACGGCCCGTCTCCTGTCGCCGCGAGCGGGGCGCATCCTGCCAGCGCATAGGCAAAGCCGCCATCGATCGCGGTCCGGCTCCAATAGGTATCGTCCGGCGCAAAGGCTGCTTCCGCACGGCGCAGCAGCAGGCCCTGCCAGAGAATGGGGCGCGGCTGCAGCGCCACCGGCGTCGCCTTGAACTCGGGCTGGCCCGACACCGGATCGACATGGGCTCCGACCAGCCGGTCGATCGGACCCGTCGAGGCGAAGCGATCATTCCAATGCATGCTGGCAAACACTTCGCCGCGGCGCTGATCCTCGCTCAGGCGCACCCGCATCACGGCTGCACCATGCCGGCTGCCGATTTGCGCAAGGCCGCCATCGACGAGCTCCGCCGCTTCCGCATCCCGCGGATGAATGTCGAGGAAGGGCTCGCTCGTGTGCTGGGCGAGGCGCGCCACGAGGCCGGTGCGCGTCATGGTGTGCCATTGATCGCGCTGGCGTCCCGTATTGAGCGAGAGCGGCCGCACTGCGTCCACGGCGTCGGCGGGAGCGCGCCAGGGTGTCGGCACGAAGCGGGCCTTGCCATCCTTGTGCATGAAGCGGCCACCGCCGAACAGGCGGCCGCCGCGGCCAGCCCCTTTCGGCACCGGCCATTGCGTCGGCTCGAGGCGCTCATATTCGGCCAGGCTCAATCCGGCGAGGCCGCCGAGATCAAAGGCACGGGCGCCGTCATTCTCGAAGGACGAGAGCGCCGCGTGCTCGCGAAAGATCTCGGCCGGATGCGAATAGGCGAAGCCCTCGCCAAAGCCCATGCGGCGGCCGACCTCGCAGAGCGCCCACCAATCGGGCCTCGCCTCTCCGGGCGGCGGCTTGAAGGCGCGCTGGCGTGAGATATGGCGCTCGGAATTGGTGACGGTGCCGTCCTTCTCGGCAAAGCCCGCGGCCGGCAGCACGAGATCGGCATGCGCGGTCGTATCGGTCGGCCAGCAATCCGAAACGACGACGAATGGGCAGGCGTCGAGCGCCGCCCGCACGCGATCCGAGCGCGGCAGGCTTACGGCCGGATTGGTGGCGAGGATCCACAGCGCCTTGACCTTGCCGTCGAGGACGGCGTCGAACAGCTCGACCGCCTTCAGCCCCGGCCGCTGCGCCATGCGCGGCGCCTGCCAGAAGCGGCGGACGCGATCGACATCGGCAGGCTCGGCG from Rhizobiales bacterium GAS188 includes:
- a CDS encoding Methyltransferase domain-containing protein, producing the protein MLDRPPTSRWTQENRSTWDERAAIHMRDANGFYALDRFRAGEDILLDIEGNEIGDVAGRHVLHLQCHLGLDTLCLARRGAIVTGLDFSGTAIEAARTLAAEAKLPANFVQANVYDALEVLDGGFDVVFVNWGSLNWLPDIRHWAEIVSGLLRPDGFLYLAEQHPHISTMREVDGRLEPGFPWRTPPDDPVVTETPTSYNGDETPLVNQRLHEWEHPLSDIIGGVLGAGLRLDFFHEFEVLPWQRLPMMVPSGDRFFRLPDGQPPMPLAFSLKAYKGYHDSW
- a CDS encoding Predicted protein tyrosine phosphatase encodes the protein MTNASHAQLTICGLEELDAHSARSVTHVLSILDPGWPEPEAFFAYDPHHRTTLHFHDEIEPRPGVQLPKPEHVEQILAFGRSLQRDLVERPDAHLLVHCHAGISRSTAAMTALLAQADPGLAEEAIFERLLAVRPKAWPNSLMIGFADDQLSRGGRLTQALRHLYGKRLAGRPELAKIMHDLNRVREVEMAVMPG
- a CDS encoding assimilatory nitrate reductase (NADH) alpha subunit apoprotein; amino-acid sequence: MFVAPEPPPVRSTCPYCGVGCGIVARADGTIAGDPDHPANAGRLCSKGSALAETLGDASRLLHPTWRGQRIGWNEALDLIARNFTDTIAQHGPDAVALYGSGQFLTEDYYVANKLMKGFIGTANIDTNSRLCMASSVAGHVRAFGEDVVPGCYDDIEAADLIVLVGSNAAWCHPVLFQRMMAAKAERGTRIIVIDPRRTASCDGADLHLALRPGSDVALFAGLLVHLAETEALASRYIEAHSSGFAATLTEAHQTAPSLDKVAAMTDLPPEAILAFYAEFGATERVVTFYSQGVNQSSAGTDKVNAILNCHLATGRIGRPGMGPFSLTGQPNAMGGREVGGLANQLAAHMSFAEPADVDRVRRFWQAPRMAQRPGLKAVELFDAVLDGKVKALWILATNPAVSLPRSDRVRAALDACPFVVVSDCWPTDTTAHADLVLPAAGFAEKDGTVTNSERHISRQRAFKPPPGEARPDWWALCEVGRRMGFGEGFAYSHPAEIFREHAALSSFENDGARAFDLGGLAGLSLAEYERLEPTQWPVPKGAGRGGRLFGGGRFMHKDGKARFVPTPWRAPADAVDAVRPLSLNTGRQRDQWHTMTRTGLVARLAQHTSEPFLDIHPRDAEAAELVDGGLAQIGSRHGAAVMRVRLSEDQRRGEVFASMHWNDRFASTGPIDRLVGAHVDPVSGQPEFKATPVALQPRPILWQGLLLRRAEAAFAPDDTYWSRTAIDGGFAYALAGCAPLAATGDGPSPDWVASMLGIQARRDLVVYADPARGVFRYASFVEGVLDEGLLASCLFVARESASLPAPDLLAQIFAPPLAPAARTRLLSGRAGAGRSAGRTICACFGVGRDTLVETIAEEGLDSVAAIGRALRAGTNCGSCIPELKALLPTPA